A window of Callospermophilus lateralis isolate mCalLat2 chromosome 13, mCalLat2.hap1, whole genome shotgun sequence contains these coding sequences:
- the Crem gene encoding cAMP-responsive element modulator isoform X22: MQKPIMAVTGDETAATGDMPTYQIRAPTTALPQGVVMAASPGSLHSPQQLAEEATRKRELRLMKNREAARECRRKKKEYVKCLENRVAVLENQNKTLIEELKALKDLYCHKAE, from the exons ATGCAGAAGCCCATCATGGCTGTAACTGGAGATGAAACAG CTGCCACAGGTGACATGCCCACTTATCAGATCCGAGCTCCTACTACAGCTTTGCCACAGGGCGTAGTGATGGCTGCCTCACCAGGAAGTTTGCACAGTCCCCAGCAACTAGCAGAAGAAGCAACACGTAAACGAGAGCTGAGGCTAATGAAAAACAG GGAAGCTGCCCGGGAGTGTCgcaggaagaagaaagaatatgTCAAATGTCTTGAAAATCGTGTGGCTGTGCTTGAAAACCAAAACAAGACCCTCATTGAGGAACTCAAGGCCCTCAAAGATCTTTATTGCCATAAAGCAGAGTAA
- the Crem gene encoding cAMP-responsive element modulator isoform X20 — protein MQKPIMAVTGDETDEETELAPSHMAAATGDMPTYQIRAPTTALPQGVVMAASPGSLHSPQQLAEEATRKRELRLMKNREAARECRRKKKEYVKCLENRVAVLENQNKTLIEELKALKDLYCHKAE, from the exons ATGCAGAAGCCCATCATGGCTGTAACTGGAGATGAAACAG atgaggaaactgaacttGCCCCAAGTCACATGGCtg CTGCCACAGGTGACATGCCCACTTATCAGATCCGAGCTCCTACTACAGCTTTGCCACAGGGCGTAGTGATGGCTGCCTCACCAGGAAGTTTGCACAGTCCCCAGCAACTAGCAGAAGAAGCAACACGTAAACGAGAGCTGAGGCTAATGAAAAACAG GGAAGCTGCCCGGGAGTGTCgcaggaagaagaaagaatatgTCAAATGTCTTGAAAATCGTGTGGCTGTGCTTGAAAACCAAAACAAGACCCTCATTGAGGAACTCAAGGCCCTCAAAGATCTTTATTGCCATAAAGCAGAGTAA
- the Crem gene encoding cAMP-responsive element modulator isoform X25, producing MPTYQIRAPTTALPQGVVMAASPGSLHSPQQLAEEATRKRELRLMKNREAARECRRKKKEYVKCLENRVAVLENQNKTLIEELKALKDLYCHKAE from the exons ATGCCCACTTATCAGATCCGAGCTCCTACTACAGCTTTGCCACAGGGCGTAGTGATGGCTGCCTCACCAGGAAGTTTGCACAGTCCCCAGCAACTAGCAGAAGAAGCAACACGTAAACGAGAGCTGAGGCTAATGAAAAACAG GGAAGCTGCCCGGGAGTGTCgcaggaagaagaaagaatatgTCAAATGTCTTGAAAATCGTGTGGCTGTGCTTGAAAACCAAAACAAGACCCTCATTGAGGAACTCAAGGCCCTCAAAGATCTTTATTGCCATAAAGCAGAGTAA
- the Crem gene encoding cAMP-responsive element modulator isoform X23, whose amino-acid sequence MQKPIMAVTGDETAATGDMPTYQIRAPTTALPQGVVMAASPGSLHSPQQLAEEATRKRELRLMKNREAAKECRRRKKEYVKCLESRVAVLEVQNKKLIEELETLKDICSPKTD is encoded by the exons ATGCAGAAGCCCATCATGGCTGTAACTGGAGATGAAACAG CTGCCACAGGTGACATGCCCACTTATCAGATCCGAGCTCCTACTACAGCTTTGCCACAGGGCGTAGTGATGGCTGCCTCACCAGGAAGTTTGCACAGTCCCCAGCAACTAGCAGAAGAAGCAACACGTAAACGAGAGCTGAGGCTAATGAAAAACAG ggaagctgctaAAGAATGTCGACGTCGAAAGAAAGAATATGTAAAGTGTCTGGAGAGTCGAGTTGCAGTGCTGGAAGTGCAGAATAAGAAGCTTATAGAGGAACTTGAAACCTTGAAAGACATTTGCTCTCCCAAAACAGATTAG
- the Crem gene encoding cAMP-responsive element modulator isoform X21, translated as MQKPIMAVTGDETDEETELAPSHMAAATGDMPTYQIRAPTTALPQGVVMAASPGSLHSPQQLAEEATRKRELRLMKNREAAKECRRRKKEYVKCLESRVAVLEVQNKKLIEELETLKDICSPKTD; from the exons ATGCAGAAGCCCATCATGGCTGTAACTGGAGATGAAACAG atgaggaaactgaacttGCCCCAAGTCACATGGCtg CTGCCACAGGTGACATGCCCACTTATCAGATCCGAGCTCCTACTACAGCTTTGCCACAGGGCGTAGTGATGGCTGCCTCACCAGGAAGTTTGCACAGTCCCCAGCAACTAGCAGAAGAAGCAACACGTAAACGAGAGCTGAGGCTAATGAAAAACAG ggaagctgctaAAGAATGTCGACGTCGAAAGAAAGAATATGTAAAGTGTCTGGAGAGTCGAGTTGCAGTGCTGGAAGTGCAGAATAAGAAGCTTATAGAGGAACTTGAAACCTTGAAAGACATTTGCTCTCCCAAAACAGATTAG
- the Crem gene encoding cAMP-responsive element modulator isoform X24 produces the protein MAAATGDMPTYQIRAPTTALPQGVVMAASPGSLHSPQQLAEEATRKRELRLMKNREAARECRRKKKEYVKCLENRVAVLENQNKTLIEELKALKDLYCHKAE, from the exons ATGGCtg CTGCCACAGGTGACATGCCCACTTATCAGATCCGAGCTCCTACTACAGCTTTGCCACAGGGCGTAGTGATGGCTGCCTCACCAGGAAGTTTGCACAGTCCCCAGCAACTAGCAGAAGAAGCAACACGTAAACGAGAGCTGAGGCTAATGAAAAACAG GGAAGCTGCCCGGGAGTGTCgcaggaagaagaaagaatatgTCAAATGTCTTGAAAATCGTGTGGCTGTGCTTGAAAACCAAAACAAGACCCTCATTGAGGAACTCAAGGCCCTCAAAGATCTTTATTGCCATAAAGCAGAGTAA